In Paenibacillus sp. FSL M7-0420, a single genomic region encodes these proteins:
- a CDS encoding ABC transporter substrate-binding protein, producing the protein MKHFKKTVSIISLGAVMAITGCSSDKEGDKEKGNSGDQTLTFMTPNSPLAPQDPNEKLIFKRLEEKTGIHIDWKVYSEDVYVEKRNLALATGELPDALFNAGLSDFDLLKLANDGTIIPVEEYITPEKMPNLSKVLEQAPQYKGMMTSPDGHILAFPWIEELGEGKESIHSVNNIPWINKAWLDKLGLQMPKTTEELKQVLIAFKTKDPNGNGKADEIPVSFINDDGANEDLSFLLGSFGAGFNGDLTLVDNDGKVNNAVLAPGYKEGMKYFQELYAAGLIDPEFITQDWNKFIAKAKDDRYGLYFTWDKANVSGMDSPFEPMPALEGPNGWKNVARANGMGFDRGRMVITADNKNIEATIKWIDAMYDPSQSVQNNWGTYGDETQQNIFEMDEATKMLKHLPLNGASPNELRVKTSAGGPLAILDSYYGKVTTMPDDAAYRIDILKKIYVPDMKAEHIYPRVFFSKEESERLTQTEADLWPYILKKRTEWMQGANVDKEWDAFIKELDRLGMQDWLKIKQTGYDRAGK; encoded by the coding sequence ATGAAACATTTTAAGAAAACAGTATCCATTATTTCCCTGGGGGCTGTTATGGCAATTACGGGATGCAGCAGCGATAAAGAAGGCGACAAAGAAAAGGGGAATTCCGGTGATCAAACCCTAACCTTCATGACGCCGAACTCGCCGCTTGCTCCTCAAGACCCGAATGAGAAGCTGATCTTCAAACGCCTGGAAGAAAAGACCGGCATTCATATCGACTGGAAAGTCTATTCGGAAGATGTGTACGTCGAGAAGCGGAATCTCGCTTTGGCCACAGGTGAGCTTCCGGATGCGCTTTTCAACGCCGGCCTCAGTGATTTCGATTTGTTGAAATTGGCCAATGACGGCACAATCATTCCTGTCGAGGAATACATTACGCCTGAGAAAATGCCGAACCTCAGTAAGGTGCTGGAACAGGCACCCCAATACAAAGGTATGATGACTTCACCGGACGGGCACATCCTCGCATTCCCTTGGATTGAGGAGCTTGGTGAAGGCAAGGAGAGTATTCACTCTGTCAACAATATTCCATGGATTAACAAGGCATGGCTGGATAAGCTTGGCCTGCAAATGCCAAAGACGACGGAGGAACTGAAACAAGTGTTGATCGCGTTCAAAACGAAGGATCCGAATGGCAATGGCAAAGCCGACGAGATTCCGGTTTCTTTTATTAATGATGACGGGGCCAACGAGGATTTAAGTTTCCTTCTCGGTTCCTTCGGAGCTGGCTTTAACGGGGATCTAACGCTGGTCGACAATGACGGCAAGGTGAACAATGCCGTATTGGCGCCGGGCTATAAGGAAGGCATGAAGTACTTTCAGGAGCTGTACGCAGCGGGTCTGATCGATCCGGAATTCATTACCCAAGACTGGAACAAATTTATAGCCAAAGCAAAAGATGATCGCTACGGCTTGTACTTCACCTGGGACAAGGCGAATGTGAGCGGCATGGACAGTCCGTTTGAACCGATGCCGGCACTGGAAGGGCCGAACGGCTGGAAGAATGTAGCCCGTGCGAACGGTATGGGATTTGACCGCGGCAGAATGGTGATCACAGCCGATAACAAGAACATCGAAGCGACGATTAAATGGATAGACGCAATGTATGATCCGTCCCAGTCTGTACAGAACAATTGGGGAACTTATGGCGACGAAACGCAACAGAATATTTTTGAAATGGACGAAGCTACTAAAATGCTGAAGCACTTGCCGCTGAACGGTGCTTCACCGAACGAGCTGCGCGTCAAAACGAGCGCTGGCGGACCGTTAGCTATTCTCGATTCCTATTACGGTAAGGTAACGACGATGCCGGACGATGCGGCCTATCGCATTGATATTTTGAAGAAGATCTATGTGCCGGATATGAAAGCTGAGCATATATATCCGAGAGTGTTTTTCTCCAAAGAGGAATCAGAGCGCCTGACCCAAACCGAAGCCGACCTGTGGCCATATATTCTGAAGAAGCGTACGGAATGGATGCAAGGCGCGAACGTGGACAAAGAGTGGGACGCATTCATCAAAGAGCTTGATCGTCTTGGCATGCAGGATTGGCTGAAAATCAAACAAACAGGTTACGACAGAGCGGGGAAATAG
- a CDS encoding alpha-mannosidase — MDEQPFQSIPRGQQWGENWGYGWFRSTVIVPKEAEGKRLVAMLDFGSEATVYVDGIVSGAKDLNHHYITLTRSAKSGEPFEIVAEAYAGHSNSQPVFGESQLCIFEEEVYQFFIDLECLYDLRNHLDVKSLRVAEIDRCLTQVFAALDLTLRQELLGENVKECREIMKPLLSCVNGSTAPTLYLMGQSHLDVAWLWPIAETKRKIARTLSNQLALMDEYPEYTYMQSQPYLFQLVKRLYPELYTRIKQAVKEGRIIPEGSMWIEPDTNLTSGESLIRQAMHGKRFFKEEFGVDNEMLWLPDVFGYSGNLPQIMKGCGIKYFGTVKLFGTYDNVADPFPHNTFLWEGIDGSQILSHLLNYGDYYPIRISPSFLINQWKDRVQLEGISTRLTQFGHGDGGGGSSRDDLEFMRRLGNLEGVPKTKHGSPIEFFRDQIEKGIPDAKYVGELYYPAHRGTYTTQAVIKKLNRKAEIGFREAELWGAAADHLNSRAYPYGEMDRLWKVLLLHQFHDILPGSSIHRVHEEAQLELMELNKELYNMASEAKDAITDGESSSVTVFNSMSWRRQELVALPNGVHGIANSNGAVLPVQLHEGVSYVQLEAPSMGWSTYKAEPEVPAVPVLSTVFASESHMENEWIDLGINEKGEITRVVDKENGTEWAADCCNVMRMYRDQNSDFDAWEIDRRYRLAPVELNANAKISVTANGPLFANIRVERELNHSTMIQDIRLLAGSRRVEFHTTIQWREKNKLLKVDFPVRIHTNESLQEIQFGHVKRPNHASRPHDADRYEVVQHKWSALAEANRGFALLNDCKYGISVNDNTMSLTLLRAPTWPDETSDQGVHHFTYAFTFWNGAFLDSPVVREAYELNYPVSLVPGGGGGTHSVLCIDQANVIAETVKLAEDGSGDWVVRLYESKGASVVCKLHIGLSVAEVSETNMLEEKIAEVPHEGGEVMLRLRPFGVKTLRLALRKA; from the coding sequence ATGGATGAACAACCGTTCCAGAGCATTCCCAGGGGACAACAGTGGGGGGAGAACTGGGGGTACGGCTGGTTCCGCTCCACGGTTATCGTCCCTAAGGAGGCCGAAGGCAAACGGCTGGTGGCCATGCTTGATTTTGGATCCGAAGCGACGGTGTATGTTGACGGCATCGTGAGTGGCGCAAAGGATCTTAACCATCATTATATAACCTTAACCCGTTCGGCAAAAAGCGGCGAACCATTCGAGATTGTCGCAGAGGCGTACGCCGGCCATTCCAATTCTCAGCCGGTGTTCGGAGAGTCACAGCTCTGTATTTTTGAAGAAGAGGTGTACCAGTTTTTCATTGATTTGGAATGCCTGTATGATCTTCGCAATCATCTTGATGTCAAATCTCTCCGCGTTGCGGAGATAGACCGTTGTCTGACCCAGGTATTTGCGGCGTTGGACCTGACCCTGCGTCAGGAATTGCTGGGAGAGAACGTAAAAGAGTGCAGGGAGATCATGAAACCGCTTTTATCCTGTGTCAACGGTTCTACGGCGCCTACCCTGTACCTTATGGGACAGTCCCACCTGGATGTGGCCTGGCTGTGGCCGATTGCCGAGACGAAGCGTAAGATTGCACGGACCCTGTCCAATCAGCTTGCGCTCATGGATGAATATCCGGAATATACCTACATGCAGAGCCAGCCCTATTTGTTCCAGTTGGTCAAGAGGCTGTATCCAGAACTGTATACGCGGATCAAACAAGCGGTGAAGGAAGGCAGGATCATTCCCGAAGGCTCCATGTGGATAGAGCCTGATACGAATCTTACTAGCGGTGAAAGCCTGATCCGCCAAGCGATGCACGGTAAACGCTTCTTCAAGGAAGAATTCGGCGTAGACAATGAAATGCTGTGGCTGCCTGACGTGTTCGGCTATTCCGGGAACCTGCCGCAAATCATGAAGGGTTGCGGGATAAAGTATTTCGGTACCGTTAAATTGTTCGGTACTTATGATAATGTGGCAGATCCGTTCCCGCATAATACGTTTCTGTGGGAGGGGATCGACGGTTCGCAAATCTTGTCGCATCTGCTTAACTATGGGGATTACTACCCGATTCGGATCAGTCCGTCATTCTTGATCAATCAGTGGAAAGACCGCGTCCAGCTTGAAGGGATTTCTACACGGCTCACGCAGTTCGGGCATGGCGACGGAGGCGGAGGCTCGAGCCGGGACGATCTTGAGTTTATGCGCAGGCTCGGCAATTTGGAGGGCGTTCCCAAGACGAAGCACGGCTCGCCAATCGAATTTTTCCGGGATCAGATCGAAAAGGGCATCCCTGATGCCAAGTATGTGGGAGAGCTCTATTACCCCGCTCACCGGGGGACGTATACAACACAAGCGGTCATCAAAAAGCTGAACAGGAAGGCGGAAATTGGCTTCCGTGAGGCGGAGTTGTGGGGGGCTGCAGCGGATCACTTGAACAGCCGGGCCTATCCGTACGGGGAGATGGACCGTCTGTGGAAGGTATTGCTGCTGCACCAATTCCACGATATTCTGCCAGGCTCGTCTATCCACCGCGTCCATGAAGAGGCGCAGCTTGAGCTGATGGAATTGAATAAGGAACTGTACAACATGGCGTCTGAAGCAAAAGATGCCATCACGGACGGCGAGTCATCCAGTGTTACCGTATTTAACTCGATGTCCTGGAGAAGACAGGAACTGGTTGCACTACCTAATGGCGTTCACGGAATTGCGAATAGCAATGGAGCCGTTCTACCAGTGCAATTGCACGAAGGAGTCAGCTATGTCCAGCTGGAGGCTCCTTCCATGGGCTGGTCGACTTACAAGGCTGAACCGGAAGTTCCGGCCGTTCCTGTTCTGTCCACAGTCTTTGCAAGTGAATCGCATATGGAGAATGAATGGATTGACCTTGGAATTAACGAAAAGGGTGAGATTACACGGGTTGTCGATAAGGAGAACGGTACGGAATGGGCAGCAGACTGCTGTAATGTCATGCGGATGTACCGGGATCAAAATTCGGATTTCGATGCCTGGGAGATTGACCGGCGCTACCGCTTGGCACCCGTTGAGCTAAACGCCAACGCCAAGATTTCCGTTACTGCGAATGGACCGCTCTTCGCGAATATTCGGGTGGAGCGGGAATTGAATCATTCGACTATGATTCAGGATATCCGGTTGCTTGCGGGCAGCCGCCGGGTGGAGTTCCATACAACGATTCAGTGGCGCGAGAAGAATAAGCTGCTGAAAGTCGATTTCCCGGTTCGCATTCATACGAACGAGTCCCTGCAGGAAATTCAGTTCGGTCACGTCAAGAGGCCGAATCATGCTTCGCGTCCGCATGATGCGGATCGTTACGAAGTGGTTCAGCATAAGTGGTCTGCCCTTGCTGAGGCCAACCGCGGCTTCGCACTGCTGAACGACTGCAAATACGGCATTTCCGTCAATGATAACACGATGAGCCTGACGCTGCTTCGGGCTCCGACCTGGCCGGATGAAACGTCCGATCAAGGGGTGCATCATTTTACTTATGCATTTACGTTCTGGAACGGTGCGTTTCTTGATAGTCCTGTCGTGCGCGAAGCATATGAGCTGAACTATCCTGTCAGCCTTGTGCCTGGAGGAGGGGGCGGGACACACTCTGTACTCTGCATTGATCAAGCCAATGTGATTGCGGAGACGGTCAAGCTTGCCGAAGACGGATCGGGTGATTGGGTGGTGCGTCTGTACGAGAGTAAAGGGGCCTCTGTAGTCTGCAAGCTTCACATCGGGCTGTCCGTGGCGGAGGTTAGTGAAACCAATATGCTGGAGGAGAAGATTGCAGAAGTGCCGCACGAAGGCGGAGAAGTTATGCTTAGGCTTCGTCCGTTCGGGGTGAAGACCCTTCGATTGGCGCTACGCAAGGCGTGA
- a CDS encoding carbohydrate ABC transporter permease, with product MDSIKPTKMDKVVLGVIFTLLVLLVVAIIGPLIYMVVASFMEPTALLNKGLSFDFSDYSLEGYRMILSDDKIIGGFLNALLYSSVFTVITVSVCVFAGYPLALDDFVGRKIIMTLFIITMFFGGGLIPTYLVVKSLGMLDTIWALVIPGAVSVWNIILARTFFRGLPKEMNEAAKIDGASDFTIFFSIIIPLSKPIVFVLALYAFVGHWNDFFQSLIYLENQDKYPLQLVLRRILILNKVDPNIVSSIKEQAELARLSELMKYAAIVVSSLPLLVMYPFFQKYFEKGVMVGSLK from the coding sequence ATGGACAGTATTAAACCAACTAAGATGGACAAGGTCGTGCTCGGTGTTATCTTCACCCTGCTGGTTCTCCTCGTTGTAGCGATTATTGGTCCGCTGATTTATATGGTCGTGGCTTCGTTCATGGAACCGACGGCACTTCTGAATAAGGGGTTATCCTTCGACTTCTCAGATTATAGCCTTGAGGGATATAGAATGATTTTATCGGATGACAAAATCATTGGTGGATTTCTGAACGCGTTGCTATATTCCTCCGTTTTCACAGTGATAACGGTTTCTGTCTGCGTCTTTGCAGGATATCCATTGGCGCTCGACGACTTCGTCGGAAGAAAAATAATTATGACGCTTTTCATTATCACCATGTTCTTTGGCGGGGGTCTGATCCCGACTTATCTCGTGGTGAAGAGTCTGGGCATGCTTGATACCATCTGGGCGCTCGTGATCCCGGGTGCAGTGAGTGTCTGGAACATTATTCTGGCCCGTACGTTCTTCCGGGGCTTGCCAAAGGAAATGAACGAAGCGGCTAAGATTGACGGTGCCTCAGATTTCACAATCTTCTTTAGCATTATCATTCCGCTCTCCAAGCCTATCGTGTTTGTCCTTGCGTTATATGCTTTCGTTGGTCACTGGAATGATTTCTTTCAATCTCTGATCTACTTGGAGAATCAAGATAAATATCCGCTACAGCTCGTACTTCGGCGTATTCTGATTCTGAACAAGGTTGATCCGAATATTGTCTCTTCAATTAAGGAACAGGCTGAGTTAGCACGATTGTCCGAATTGATGAAGTATGCGGCCATCGTAGTCTCCAGTCTTCCGCTTCTTGTAATGTATCCTTTCTTCCAGAAATACTTCGAAAAAGGTGTCATGGTCGGTTCCCTCAAGTAG
- a CDS encoding ABC transporter permease: protein MEKLRYIKNNYWLYLFVLPAVVLTIIFKYLPMYGVLIAFKDYSFRKGILGSDWVGFHHFERFFNAPNFEQLLFNTLQLNIYGLLLGFPVPIILALMLNQVRKAAMKKNIQLFLYAPNFISVVVVVGMLFVLFSPTGPVNKLVVAFGGMPLSFMSEPEYFRPMYILSGIWQGAGWSSIIYVAALANVDPELHNAATLDGASLLQRIRHIDIPTIRPVIAIMIILAAGGIMAGGGDKAILMWNEMNMEKSDVISTYVYRIGFQQANYSFSAAVELFNTVINLIMLFTVNFIVKRVNDGDGIV, encoded by the coding sequence ATGGAGAAACTCAGGTATATCAAGAACAACTATTGGCTTTACCTTTTTGTCCTTCCGGCAGTCGTATTGACTATTATTTTTAAATATCTCCCTATGTATGGTGTTCTGATCGCTTTTAAAGACTACAGCTTTCGAAAAGGTATTTTGGGGAGTGACTGGGTTGGGTTTCATCACTTCGAACGATTCTTTAATGCACCCAATTTTGAGCAATTGTTATTCAATACCCTTCAGTTGAACATTTACGGTCTGTTGCTGGGATTCCCGGTGCCGATTATTCTGGCATTAATGTTGAATCAGGTACGCAAGGCCGCGATGAAAAAGAACATTCAATTGTTCTTATATGCGCCGAACTTCATTTCTGTTGTTGTTGTTGTGGGTATGCTCTTTGTCTTATTCTCTCCAACAGGCCCGGTAAATAAATTAGTTGTGGCCTTTGGCGGAATGCCGCTCTCGTTCATGTCAGAACCGGAATATTTCCGTCCGATGTATATCCTCTCCGGAATCTGGCAGGGGGCTGGATGGTCGTCCATTATATATGTGGCTGCATTGGCCAATGTGGATCCGGAGCTGCATAATGCGGCGACACTTGACGGTGCAAGCCTGCTTCAGCGTATAAGGCATATTGATATACCAACCATCAGGCCGGTTATTGCGATCATGATCATTCTCGCGGCAGGCGGCATTATGGCCGGTGGCGGTGACAAAGCCATTCTGATGTGGAACGAAATGAACATGGAGAAATCGGATGTAATCAGTACTTATGTCTATCGGATCGGCTTCCAGCAGGCGAACTATTCGTTCTCCGCTGCCGTGGAATTGTTTAATACCGTCATTAACCTCATTATGCTGTTTACGGTGAATTTTATCGTGAAACGGGTTAACGATGGCGATGGAATTGTATAG
- a CDS encoding SGNH/GDSL hydrolase family protein — MDFDFTKYTRLMGRFDLTDKGNPICGWVNSAVHLAFRGTAISMTAEDSGGQDYVEIVLDGIARNWINLKKGVHAYIIEQGLPDGEHTLEIHKRTGILTGNIAFHHFSLPDGGSFLAPPAAKPIRLEYFGDSITDGGGIGHPHELAEAPHLDDGYMSYAGISARMLNAEYHTMAICGIGVWQDAVGNKHGLPEHFFGTLGKETAPWDFSRYIPDGIIINLGQNDYSTPIDDEKYIAAYLKFIQVILDQYNDPYVFCCVGTMNNNYLASVDKVVAYCNQTGNGKVFLVDLGLIHPEVEGWGGRYHPGYQTHYRMGWELASFISAKTGWELLKRPLIATDNCCMK, encoded by the coding sequence TTGGATTTTGACTTTACCAAGTACACCAGGCTGATGGGGCGATTTGATCTAACGGACAAGGGGAATCCGATATGCGGATGGGTCAACAGTGCTGTTCATCTTGCCTTCCGGGGTACGGCCATCTCTATGACAGCGGAGGATTCCGGCGGCCAGGATTACGTTGAAATCGTATTGGACGGGATCGCCCGTAATTGGATTAATCTGAAGAAGGGGGTTCATGCATACATAATCGAACAGGGACTCCCGGATGGTGAGCATACTTTGGAAATTCACAAGCGGACAGGGATTTTGACTGGAAACATCGCTTTTCATCATTTTTCTCTTCCTGACGGCGGAAGCTTCCTTGCCCCGCCTGCGGCCAAACCTATCCGGCTTGAATACTTTGGGGATTCCATTACAGATGGAGGAGGGATCGGTCATCCGCATGAGCTCGCTGAAGCCCCGCATCTTGACGACGGCTATATGTCCTATGCCGGGATCAGTGCCAGAATGTTGAACGCGGAATATCATACGATGGCCATTTGCGGCATTGGCGTTTGGCAGGATGCGGTAGGGAATAAGCATGGATTGCCGGAGCATTTTTTCGGGACCCTTGGCAAAGAGACGGCGCCATGGGACTTCTCCAGATATATTCCTGATGGAATTATCATTAATTTGGGTCAAAACGATTATTCAACGCCAATTGATGATGAGAAGTATATCGCCGCTTATTTAAAATTCATTCAGGTTATCCTGGATCAATACAATGATCCCTATGTTTTTTGCTGTGTTGGAACCATGAACAACAACTATCTGGCCAGTGTAGATAAGGTCGTGGCTTATTGTAATCAAACTGGAAACGGAAAGGTATTCTTGGTTGATTTAGGGCTGATTCATCCAGAGGTAGAAGGCTGGGGAGGCCGTTACCATCCCGGCTATCAGACGCATTACCGGATGGGGTGGGAGCTTGCCTCTTTTATATCCGCCAAGACCGGATGGGAGTTGCTTAAGCGTCCGTTGATTGCTACGGATAATTGCTGCATGAAATAA
- a CDS encoding LacI family DNA-binding transcriptional regulator yields the protein MNKEKVTIQDIADSLGLSRNTVSKALNNNPSIPDETRSKVVRKAIDMNYKQFALFEQEVTPAKKTGNIALLTANMPNNSHFGTSLLSGLEQKISSEGFNLSIHIVRENELDSSALPVNFDKSKVDGIVCIELFDKSYSEFITSFEIPTLFIDASAELTFSEMKADLLLMENIHSSFSITKKLIDEGITEIGFIGDSRHCMSFNERWDGFTKAMYAARIDLDESFCILEDDRRIADYKWLKQRLASMTNLPPAFVCANDYIAINVIRILKDLNIQIPGEVKVCGFDNSPESRIVEPHLTTVHIHRSEMGFLAAEMLLSKIENPGRPPLVTHVKTMPLFRQSTGHEE from the coding sequence TTGAACAAAGAAAAAGTAACCATTCAAGATATAGCCGATTCGCTTGGACTATCTAGGAATACTGTATCCAAAGCATTAAATAATAATCCTTCTATACCGGATGAGACACGCAGCAAAGTGGTCAGAAAAGCTATTGATATGAATTACAAGCAGTTCGCCTTGTTCGAACAAGAAGTCACACCTGCCAAAAAAACCGGCAATATCGCCCTGCTTACAGCAAATATGCCGAACAATTCACATTTTGGCACATCACTGCTAAGCGGCCTCGAACAAAAAATCAGCTCCGAAGGCTTTAATTTGTCGATACATATCGTTCGAGAGAATGAACTCGATTCGTCGGCTCTTCCTGTCAATTTCGACAAAAGTAAAGTAGATGGCATTGTCTGTATCGAATTGTTCGACAAGAGCTACTCGGAGTTTATTACGTCATTTGAGATCCCGACATTATTCATTGACGCTTCAGCAGAACTGACGTTTTCTGAGATGAAGGCAGATCTGCTGCTGATGGAGAACATTCACAGTTCTTTCAGTATAACGAAGAAGCTCATTGATGAAGGAATTACGGAGATCGGGTTTATCGGCGATTCCCGCCACTGCATGAGCTTCAACGAGCGTTGGGACGGGTTCACCAAAGCCATGTATGCCGCCCGGATTGATCTTGATGAATCCTTCTGCATTCTCGAAGACGACCGGCGCATCGCTGACTATAAGTGGCTTAAGCAGCGACTAGCCAGCATGACAAATCTTCCACCCGCGTTCGTATGCGCCAATGACTACATCGCTATTAATGTCATTCGTATCTTAAAGGACCTTAATATCCAAATTCCTGGTGAGGTTAAGGTCTGCGGATTCGATAATTCCCCGGAGTCGCGAATCGTGGAACCCCACTTGACCACCGTTCATATCCACCGGTCCGAAATGGGCTTTCTTGCGGCCGAGATGCTTCTGTCCAAAATCGAAAATCCCGGTAGACCTCCGCTGGTTACGCATGTGAAGACGATGCCGCTTTTCCGTCAATCGACGGGTCATGAGGAGTAG
- a CDS encoding extracellular solute-binding protein encodes MNKLAKILVLGLVALMIVSGCSNESKNSATDGGDQEVMRFSVTLPTYGVDNPNSLVGKEWHKRMEAYMGKKVEIDYNYIPSSEYDEKVKLMIASDDLTDFFVTPLFYDTSEMAAQGQLLELAQYKELMPNYMNYISKVKNGMTRVTNADGEMYTFMETSTPRFPEDRGMLIQNTSSYRYDVFKANHIEIPKTLDEFYEAAKSLKKLYPDKYPVATKWNSLRSLFSANHIKDEIFWNGEKYVYGVLEEGFKDALQFANKLYADKLLDPEYTIDTDDTLKRKALNGDNLMWLTQWFTTPAEYTRTANDGKIFAVSLYPDNPKYGKAWQEVVNGNTPDLGWAAYGLSSKVKNPEELIKFIDYQYSEDMIRLITWGIEGTTYTMGENGIPTFADSLKNAKDPWLEGDKYGMRASRNHNPGLQMVSDARAFVDFAATDYTVFNGKYEEVPIEKSPFLTSLPMPENEYVPSWLSEPSIQLTGDENQRISEIMNPIKTFVTEEQAKFVAGKSSFDDWQEFIDKVQEMGAIDEVLKIYNDAAQRVTAN; translated from the coding sequence ATGAACAAGCTGGCGAAAATACTTGTCCTCGGGTTGGTCGCACTGATGATTGTTTCAGGATGTTCAAATGAATCCAAAAATTCTGCCACTGATGGTGGGGATCAGGAAGTGATGCGCTTTTCGGTGACTCTGCCTACGTATGGTGTGGATAATCCGAATAGTCTCGTAGGCAAGGAATGGCACAAACGTATGGAAGCATACATGGGTAAAAAGGTGGAGATTGATTATAACTATATTCCGTCTTCCGAGTATGACGAGAAGGTCAAACTCATGATTGCGAGCGACGACCTGACAGACTTCTTCGTGACGCCGTTATTTTATGATACGAGTGAAATGGCTGCTCAGGGCCAGCTCCTCGAATTAGCCCAATATAAAGAGTTAATGCCGAATTATATGAACTACATTAGCAAGGTGAAAAATGGAATGACGCGGGTAACGAATGCTGACGGCGAGATGTATACCTTTATGGAAACTTCCACTCCGAGGTTCCCTGAGGATCGCGGCATGCTCATTCAGAATACGTCCTCTTACCGCTATGACGTGTTCAAAGCGAATCATATCGAAATTCCAAAGACGCTTGATGAATTTTATGAGGCAGCCAAAAGTCTTAAAAAACTCTATCCCGACAAATATCCCGTCGCAACCAAATGGAATAGTCTGAGATCGCTGTTCTCTGCGAACCATATCAAGGATGAAATTTTCTGGAACGGTGAGAAATATGTATATGGGGTTCTGGAAGAAGGGTTTAAAGATGCGCTCCAATTTGCAAATAAGCTGTATGCGGATAAGCTGTTAGACCCGGAGTATACGATTGATACAGATGATACGCTGAAAAGAAAGGCGCTGAACGGCGACAACCTCATGTGGCTGACGCAGTGGTTCACCACTCCGGCGGAATACACAAGAACGGCCAACGATGGCAAGATTTTTGCAGTTTCCCTGTATCCTGACAATCCGAAGTACGGGAAAGCCTGGCAGGAAGTGGTGAATGGCAATACTCCTGATTTGGGCTGGGCAGCTTATGGCCTAAGTTCAAAAGTGAAAAACCCCGAGGAGTTGATCAAATTCATTGATTATCAATATTCGGAGGACATGATCAGACTCATCACCTGGGGAATTGAGGGCACGACCTATACGATGGGGGAGAATGGTATTCCGACCTTTGCAGACTCGTTGAAAAATGCCAAAGATCCATGGCTGGAAGGTGATAAATATGGCATGCGGGCAAGCCGGAATCATAATCCTGGCCTGCAAATGGTTAGTGATGCAAGAGCGTTTGTAGATTTTGCCGCGACAGACTATACCGTGTTCAACGGCAAGTATGAAGAGGTGCCGATTGAGAAGTCGCCCTTCCTGACAAGCTTACCCATGCCTGAGAACGAATACGTTCCTTCCTGGCTGAGCGAACCTTCGATTCAGCTCACAGGCGATGAGAACCAACGGATCTCGGAGATTATGAACCCGATTAAAACGTTTGTTACGGAAGAACAGGCTAAATTCGTGGCCGGCAAGAGCAGCTTCGATGATTGGCAGGAATTCATAGATAAGGTCCAAGAAATGGGCGCCATTGATGAAGTTCTGAAAATTTATAACGATGCTGCGCAAAGAGTAACAGCAAATTAA
- a CDS encoding carbohydrate ABC transporter permease — protein sequence MKRDSLGSRAFDVINVVIMLLILVVVLYPILHIVATSLSRASYISSGSVTIWPKGFNLEAYTTVFHDPYIFKGYLNSIIYATGSTGIMLFFTAMMAYPLTIPGFAGKKFLTFFLMITMFFGGGLIPTYLLMRSLNLLDTVWVMILPGAISAYNVFLFRTFFLNIPSELKDSAYIDGANDLVVLFRIILPLSKALFATFALFGLVGSWNSWFEALIYLRDQDKYPLQMVLRNYLFTLDTTAIQGRVGGGAVAVNAPGETLDPKAVRMSVIIITMFPIMCIYPFFQKHFTKGLFVGSVKG from the coding sequence TTGAAAAGGGATAGCTTAGGCTCCAGAGCTTTCGATGTAATAAATGTTGTGATCATGCTGTTGATTCTGGTTGTTGTACTGTATCCGATTCTGCACATTGTCGCGACATCGCTAAGCCGTGCAAGTTACATCTCTTCCGGGAGCGTAACGATTTGGCCTAAGGGATTTAATCTGGAAGCCTACACGACGGTATTTCATGATCCATACATTTTTAAAGGGTATCTGAACTCAATTATTTATGCGACAGGCTCGACGGGGATCATGCTGTTTTTTACGGCAATGATGGCGTACCCGCTCACGATCCCTGGATTTGCAGGTAAGAAATTTTTGACCTTCTTCCTTATGATAACGATGTTTTTCGGCGGCGGTTTGATTCCGACCTATCTGCTTATGCGCAGTCTGAACCTGTTAGACACGGTATGGGTCATGATTCTCCCGGGCGCAATCAGCGCTTATAACGTATTTTTATTTCGTACCTTCTTTCTAAATATCCCTTCTGAGCTGAAGGACTCTGCTTATATCGACGGGGCGAATGATTTAGTGGTCCTATTCAGAATTATACTGCCGTTGTCGAAAGCGCTTTTTGCAACCTTTGCTCTGTTCGGTCTGGTCGGAAGCTGGAACAGCTGGTTCGAAGCCCTGATATACTTGCGGGATCAGGATAAGTACCCTTTGCAGATGGTATTAAGAAACTATCTGTTCACTTTGGATACGACTGCGATTCAAGGCCGGGTAGGAGGCGGTGCTGTTGCTGTCAATGCCCCGGGAGAAACGCTTGATCCGAAGGCGGTACGAATGAGTGTCATTATTATAACCATGTTTCCGATTATGTGCATTTATCCCTTCTTTCAGAAGCATTTCACCAAGGGATTATTCGTAGGCTCCGTTAAAGGCTGA